The sequence GTTATTTTTCTGGACGTTGCGAGGAACGAGAGCCTGTGCCTCGAGAATATCAGCATCAGCGAAGAATACCCGAAGATGAGGTCCGCGGCCAGCACCACTGCGAAACCGATTCCTACTTTCAGGTACAGGTGGAACGGCACGATGGAGCAGAGCACGAAAAGCGCGTAAATTATTCCGGCCAGCCAGAGCGAGGGCTTCATCCCTATGAGCATCGGAAGCGTCTTGGACTTGCGGGCGCGGGCGTCGCCCTCCACGTCCTCGCATGTCTTCACTATCTCGCGGGCGAGCCCTGCCAGGAACCCCATGAGCGCTATGAAGATGTTGGGCGCGCTGAGCACCGGGCTTACTGCGAGGTTGCCGAACAGGAAAGGTATGCCCATGGTGAACGCGATGTACAGATTCCCGGCCAGCGGAAGGTCCTTGAGCTTCGCGTTGTACAGCAGCGCGAGCGCGTTTATCGCGAGCGTGAGGATGAATATCTGCATGCTGATTAAATAGGAAAGCACGGTCGCGCCTGCTAGCGAAACCGCGGCCAGCGCGAGGGCGAAGTTGGGAGTGAGCTCGCCGCTCACGAGCGGGCGCCCCTCCTTCTTGTTTATCCTGTCGGTTCTCATGTCCAGCAAATCGTTGAGCGCGAACGCGGCCATCTCGCTGAGCACCGGGACCATGAGGGAAATGAGGAGCACCAGGGTGAACGCGGGAATCCCGCTGGAAGCTATCACTTCGGCTATGAAAACCGAGAGGGCGAACATGAGCGCGTGCTCGAACCGCACGAGCCTCAGGACAGCGGAGAGGGTTGTGAGCAAGCCCGGCCCGCGTGAGAGGGGCTTCTCGTACTTGGATTTTTTGAGCCTGGCGCTCGGAAGCGGGATTTTGCCCCCGCCCATCTCAGGGCTGAGGCTGGTTATCTTCCATCCTTTTTCGGTCGCCATGGTTGATACTAATAGGGCTTATTTTAAAAATTTTGCCCATGAATTTTCCTCCATGTTTCTTCACACATATATGCCATACGCTTTCGGGGGCATCCAGACGCCCCTGGAAAAGAGCAGGGTGGTGATAATACCGGTTCCCTACGACGGGACCACCACCTTCAGGGCCGGTTCGAGGGATGGGCCGCACGCGATGATAGTCGCGAGCAGGGCGTTCGAGGATTACGACATGGAGCTGGGCAAGGAACTTGCTTACGAATTGGGGTTTCACACCACGGACGAGGTCGAGCCTGACACCGGTTCCCCGCTTGGGATGGTGGGCAGGGTGCAGGAAGCGGTTGAGGCTGCGCTGGAATTGAAGAAATTCCCGGTTGTTTTCGGAGGCGAGCACACAATCACGCTCGGAGCGGTGAGGGCGTTCGGAAAGCGCTACAAGGAATTTTCAGTCCTTCAGATAGACGCTCACGGGGATATGAGGGCGCAGTATGAGAATTCCCCGTACAACCACGCGTGCGTGATGAGGCGCATACGGGAGGAGAAGTGCGTGAAGAACGCGGTGCAGGTCGGCGTGCGGTCGCTGTGCAAGGAGGAGACGGAATTCATAGAAAAGGCTGGGATTGGAGAATACATTTACTACGATAACAAATTTGATACGAAGAAAATAGTTTCCCAGCTCGGGGAAAACGTTTACATAACCGTGGACCTGGACGGATTGGACCCGAGCATAATGCCTGCGGTCGGGACTCCTGAGCCCAACGGGCTTTTGTGGGAGCAAACGATGGGGCTTCTCAGGGAAGTGACGCGCAAAAAAAAGATAATCGGATTTGACGTGAACGAATTGTGCCCGCTGGCCGGGAACCCTGCGAGCGACCTGGTTGCCGGGAAGCTCGCGTACAAGCTCATAGGCTACTCGTTCTTCCCAAAATGAGCTTGGAAATACCCGAGCGAGGCGTTCTGGAATTCCCGCTGGCTTGGAATGTTGAAATCAGCCATGCACCTGAGCATGTACGGGTGCGGGGAAAAGTGCGCGACGCTCGCCACGTATTCGAACATGTATTCGGTGGAAGTGAGCCATGTGCGCGCGTCCATTCCTGCGCGCTTGAACTGGTCCGTGAAGAGTTTGGAGGAAAGCGCGTAGTCCTTGCTCAGCAGCTTCCCTTGCAGGTTTTCCTGGATGAATGAGAAGCTGATTTTTATCTTTTCGTTTTTCCCGGTGAGGAGGTTTTTCGCGGCTTTTTCCGCATCCGCCGATATGGTTACTCGGCCTTCAGGGCTCATGCCCATTTTATATTCGGATTTTTCGAAATGCGCCAGAAGGAAGGAGGAGAAGAATTCCTTGCCTTCCTGCCTAGCTACTGATTTGCCCAGGAGCATAAGCCTTGAGCCCAGGAAGAATATGGAGCGCGTGGCGCCGTGCGCAAATCCCGAGGGGAGCTTCCCGCCGTTGAGCGCAAGGGCCTGGAAATATGAAACAGGCGTCGCGAACGGGGACTTGGGCTCGAACATGGGCTGAACGAGGAGCTTCGGATACTCTATTGTCGAATAAGCTGAAATCGGAAATGAGGTGAAGGAAGGAGCTATTGATCTGGAATGCCCGAGGCGCGCCAAATCGTCGGCTTGCATGCGCTCAAGAAGCGAACGGTATCCGGAGCTTGATTTCGCCTTGTCGCAGAGGATGCACATCTGCACCACTCAGGAATTTCCCTCGGCCTCATTTATCTCGAGGTCCTTTATCTCCGGGATTGTGCTCTTCACCGCCACCGTGAGCCGGGTCTTCTTCACCTGCGCGTCGGGCTGGCCCTTTTTCATTAGAACTACTGCCTTTTCGCCTAAGAGCGAGGCAGTGCCCTGGATGTCCAGGTCCTTCACAAGCTCGCTCACTTTCTCCGCAGGCGATTCGAAAACGTCGCAGAGCTTCAGATTGTACCGGATGTTCTTGTCTGCCAGCGGATGGTTGAAATCCATGAGCACGCGGCCGCTGTTCACGCTTTTCACCAGGCCGTTGAGCGTCCCGAACTCGGTCTCGAGCTGGATTATCGCGCCAGGGTAGGGGTCTATCTCCTTCCTGTGGAATTCGCTGAGCGAGAAAACCTTGAGCCTGGACGGGTCGCGGCTCCCGAACGCCTTTTCAGGGGAAAGCGTGAACTCCTTCTGCTCTCCTTTCTTCATTGCGGTTATCGCATCGGCCATGCCCGGAACAATGTAGTCGAAGCCGAACACTATGAGCATGCTCCCCTCCTTGCCATGGATCTCCTTGGCTATCTCGCCGCTCGTGCTGTCGAAGACGTTGCCTGCGTCGTCATAGCCCGTGTACTCTATCCTTACGAAATCCCCTTTCTTGACCATCAGATTCACCTGGCATCATGCCAATCGTTTTAAATCGTATGCTTTAAGAATAAAGATGTTTTATTCTATTTAGCAAATGAGTTTTTAAGGCTATAGCAAACCGCCCGGGTTTTTTCGGCACTTCCAGCCGGATTGCGGTTCGGAAGGTAATGGGATGGATGTTTCGGAACTGACCAAAAAGGAGAACCTGTACAAGATAGGCGCGGTAGTGCTCGTGCTGGTATTCGTGTTGGAGATGTTCTCCATGAACTTCTTCAGCACAAATTCAGGCGGAAGCAACAACGAAACTCCTGGGCAGGTGGAGGGGGAAGTGATGGCGCGCGCCCTTGTAGCAGGCTACCAGCCCTATATAGTCACGAGCCTCAAGGACGATTCGCAGCTCTCTTCAATCAGGGGCATATCCGGCGTGGAGGACGTGATGAAGAACGCGCAGGGCTACGTGGTCTCGGTGGGGAATGAGGAGGACGTGGTGCCTGTGTACGCGAAGCTCCTGGAGATGAACGTGAGCGGGCGCGCGAACGCGGTGCTCTCGCTCCCGGAGGAATTCAACGTGAGCGACGGGACCAACAGCCAGACGGTCGGCGGAGCCGAGATAAGCTCGAAACTCGAGCCTATATTTGATATAGGAGACAACATCACCATACAGGTGTTCGTGAGGGCCCGGGAAGGAGTGGTTGTGGCGTACGGGACGGTCAATGTGGTGCCTTCGCTCAAGGAGCTCAGGAAGAACGCCACCGTGGTGGCGCTCGTTGGCTCGGAAACCTTGATAAATGTGCCCTGGGAACAGAGGCATTCGATAAACCCGGAGCTTGAAGCGATCCGGGCAAAGTACGGCACTGGCAATGTGACGTACACTGCAAGGGATTACGTGACCGGGGCGCTCGCAGGGGCGAAGCCGGCTTATGTGACTCTGGTGAGCGGGGATACCATCTTTGTGGGGAATTTCACCAACCAGGGCCAGGTGCTCCTGGACGTCCAGAACGCGACATTCCCGGACTCGCTGCTGGTGGTGAAGGGGAGTGCAGACGAGTTAGAGAATTTCACGAGGGATTACATTTACAGGTACAACGTGAGGCTCGAGGGAGCGAGCCAGCCCATATTCGTCGCGCTGGAAAGTTCCGGGGAATACGCGGCCGGGGACGTGGTGGAGGTGCTGGTTTCCGCGTACGCGATAAAGGACAGGATCACTTCAGTTGAAACGATACGGGAGGCTTGAGTTAGGACTATTCTGGTTTAGGATTTGAATTAAGATTATAGATTATTCTAGTTTAGGGCTTAGATAGTTTAGGCTGATTAGGCTGGTTCTTGGAAACCGAATTGAGCATCGCGTCCTCCTGGTTCCCGTTGGGGGGCTTCTGCTCATTCCCCCCATCTTCCTTTTCAAGGACTTTCTCCCCGAGCTTCACGCCCACGATTTTGGAAAGCCCGTCTGCGCCCCTGCTGACTCCGAAAACCGCGCTCGCGAAAGTCATCACGGTATCCTTGTGCGTAACTAGTATGAACTGGCTGCTCCTAGACATCCCGGTTATCAGCTTGGCCAGGTCCTTCGCGTTCTGCTGGTCGAGCGCCGAGTCCACTTCATCAAGCACGTAGTAGGGGGAGGGCTTCACGAACTGGAGCGCGAATATGAGCATGAGCGTCACGAGGGACTTTTCCCCTCCTGAGAGGGATTCGAGCGCGATTTCCTTCATTCCGCGCTTGAGCTTCAGGTGCAATCCACTTTCGAAAGGCTCGTTCGGCTTGTCCAGGTAAAGGTAGCCTTCCCCGACCTGCGGGATGTGCTTGAACATCTTCTTGAAATTGTCGTTCACCGCGTAGAACGTCTTGAAGAACGCATCCTTCTTCCTGGAGTCTATCTCCTCGACCATGCGCATTATGGCCTGCTTCTCTGAATCCAGCGTGGCCATCTTGTCCCGGACGTCCCCTACTTCGGCTTTTTTCTTTTCGTAAAGCTCTATGGACGCAAGGTTCACGGCCTGGTTCTGGTTGAGGAACGCCTCGGCTTCCTTCATGAGCTTGGTGAGCTCCTCTTTCCCCTTGTCCAGGAAAACGAAATCCCTGAATGAATCGAATTCGGCCTTCAAATCTACGAGCTTGGTCTCGGCAGTGACTTTTTTGAGGTTGAGGGATTCCTGCTCCCTGGAAAGCTTCTGGTGCTCCGAAAGGAGCGTGCCCCTCTGCCTTCCCAGCTCCATTATCGCGGCTTCGGATTCCTTCATCTTCTTGAAAAGCGCTTCAAGCCCCTTGCTCGTGGAAGCGAGCTCGGCTTCCTTCTTCTCTAGCTCAATTCTCTGGCTGGAGAGCCTCCTCTCCAGCTCCGAAATTTTGGACACTGAGGCGTTCCTTTCCTCGCCGAGCTCCTTCTGCCTGAACTCAAGCTTGCGGAGCCCGGTTTTCCTCAACTCCAGCTCCCCGGACAGCCCGGCCTTCCTCGCGTCCAGCGAAGAGAGCTTCGCGACCAGCTCGGTGTGCTTCCTGTTCTTCTCGTCGCTCTGCTTCGCGAGCTGCGCCTCCTCTTCCTGGAGCGCCCTCTCGTCGGAATTTATTTTCTCGGAAAGCGCGAGCGCATCCTCCTCGAGCGCGCCTTTTTTAGCCGCAACGCTTTTCATCCTTGATGAGAGCTCGATTATCTCCTGCCTCCTCTTCTCCGCCTCCTCCTTCTCGCGCCTCGCCTTCTCGTCCTCGCCCTTCATCCCTGAAAGCTCCACTTCCAGGGACTTCATGTGCACCTCTTTCTCGGCGCGCATGTTCCGCACCGAGGACATGCGTTCGCGCAGCTGGGACAGCCCGTCTGTTTCAGCCTGGCGAAGGGCTTTCAGCTCGCTGAGCTCT is a genomic window of Candidatus Micrarchaeia archaeon containing:
- a CDS encoding peptidylprolyl isomerase; amino-acid sequence: MVKKGDFVRIEYTGYDDAGNVFDSTSGEIAKEIHGKEGSMLIVFGFDYIVPGMADAITAMKKGEQKEFTLSPEKAFGSRDPSRLKVFSLSEFHRKEIDPYPGAIIQLETEFGTLNGLVKSVNSGRVLMDFNHPLADKNIRYNLKLCDVFESPAEKVSELVKDLDIQGTASLLGEKAVVLMKKGQPDAQVKKTRLTVAVKSTIPEIKDLEINEAEGNS
- a CDS encoding chromosome segregation SMC family protein, whose translation is DSVAGISEFEDKKREAMGNLGVVELRLREANLVLGEKIGMLNELEKEREVAIKYNEQRKQFASARGSIIKKEIDRLTSELERAINDYQKVDASLKRKQADMDELDGRIKRSEEEKGGFLREIEARQKQSALTRELEALRLSIGKDEQELEEKKRSVAKLEAEAAQLKAEAKRDSEEAKKKEAELKKAEEEFNSLRPQAEAFAKVMSESRLRKLVSDEKAELGKRREEIIRMEGEIKAAEQLVSEKGRSLDFSTVDNAEKEARLRSEIEILAKEVQGAKAELEALFEQEKESNASIADMERKTLTLREKIAALRAQNPRLASSSIIEFVNQAKEKSSGVHGALVDLISFEAKYALAIEAAAGARLLHIVVSDANIATKMISRIKEAGVGRATFIPLKEIKTSSISASEGLGPLSDFIKYESKIAKAVEYAFGETLLVQSMEEAKKIGLGKYRMVTLDGELFERSGVITGGKMSTGIAAASALAKLDSELSELKALRQAETDGLSQLRERMSSVRNMRAEKEVHMKSLEVELSGMKGEDEKARREKEEAEKRRQEIIELSSRMKSVAAKKGALEEDALALSEKINSDERALQEEEAQLAKQSDEKNRKHTELVAKLSSLDARKAGLSGELELRKTGLRKLEFRQKELGEERNASVSKISELERRLSSQRIELEKKEAELASTSKGLEALFKKMKESEAAIMELGRQRGTLLSEHQKLSREQESLNLKKVTAETKLVDLKAEFDSFRDFVFLDKGKEELTKLMKEAEAFLNQNQAVNLASIELYEKKKAEVGDVRDKMATLDSEKQAIMRMVEEIDSRKKDAFFKTFYAVNDNFKKMFKHIPQVGEGYLYLDKPNEPFESGLHLKLKRGMKEIALESLSGGEKSLVTLMLIFALQFVKPSPYYVLDEVDSALDQQNAKDLAKLITGMSRSSQFILVTHKDTVMTFASAVFGVSRGADGLSKIVGVKLGEKVLEKEDGGNEQKPPNGNQEDAMLNSVSKNQPNQPKLSKP
- a CDS encoding UbiA family prenyltransferase, with translation MATEKGWKITSLSPEMGGGKIPLPSARLKKSKYEKPLSRGPGLLTTLSAVLRLVRFEHALMFALSVFIAEVIASSGIPAFTLVLLISLMVPVLSEMAAFALNDLLDMRTDRINKKEGRPLVSGELTPNFALALAAVSLAGATVLSYLISMQIFILTLAINALALLYNAKLKDLPLAGNLYIAFTMGIPFLFGNLAVSPVLSAPNIFIALMGFLAGLAREIVKTCEDVEGDARARKSKTLPMLIGMKPSLWLAGIIYALFVLCSIVPFHLYLKVGIGFAVVLAADLIFGYSSLMLIFSRHRLSFLATSRKIT
- the speB gene encoding agmatinase; its protein translation is MFLHTYMPYAFGGIQTPLEKSRVVIIPVPYDGTTTFRAGSRDGPHAMIVASRAFEDYDMELGKELAYELGFHTTDEVEPDTGSPLGMVGRVQEAVEAALELKKFPVVFGGEHTITLGAVRAFGKRYKEFSVLQIDAHGDMRAQYENSPYNHACVMRRIREEKCVKNAVQVGVRSLCKEETEFIEKAGIGEYIYYDNKFDTKKIVSQLGENVYITVDLDGLDPSIMPAVGTPEPNGLLWEQTMGLLREVTRKKKIIGFDVNELCPLAGNPASDLVAGKLAYKLIGYSFFPK